The proteins below are encoded in one region of Triticum aestivum cultivar Chinese Spring chromosome 1B, IWGSC CS RefSeq v2.1, whole genome shotgun sequence:
- the LOC123093054 gene encoding NAC domain-containing protein 35, giving the protein MSRDIDEGSVSAATAGGGGGEVGGEPVAGVSDEAAVDSHENDLVMPGFRFHPTEEELIEFYLRRKVEGRRFNVELITFLDLYRFDPWELPAMAVIGEKEWFFYVPRDRKYRNGDRPNRVTASGYWKATGADRMIRGENSRPIGLKKTLVFYSGKAPKGVRSSWIMNEYRLPPPTTDADLFYKSEISLCRVYKRSGIDDGHGRPSSSNVQASSARPGTSRTIIPPAGQQVSSPSSTPMSPTQQPSFHGILGQGECSPAPLPAIMDQATAQLHQPPPPPPPRPSAFASAMSSTMPVAPAARGCTYSLMALADAPMMGSSSTPGDELSRLVGHSQAYPNHPAVGRHFLPSPSSSQIPPLGEMPVPPADKLWDWIHPDTTGSKDYGSSSFK; this is encoded by the exons ATGAGCAGAGACATCGACGAAGGAAGCGTTTCGGCGGCgacagcaggaggaggaggaggggaagtgGGTGGCGAGCCGGTGGCCGGCGTCAGCGACGAGGCGGCAGTCGACTCGCACGAGAACGACCTGGTGATGCCGGGGTTCCGGTTCCACCCGACGGAGGAGGAGCTGATCGAGTTCTACCTCCGGCGCAAGGTGGAGGGCCGACGCTTCAACGTCGAGCTCATCACCTTCCTCGACCTCTACCGCTTCGACCCATGGGAGCTCCCCG CAATGGCGGTGATTGGGGAGAAGGAGTGGTTCTTCTACGTGCCTCGGGACCGCAAGTACCGGAACGGCGACCGACCGAACCGGGTGACGGCGTCGGGGTACTGGAAGGCGACGGGGGCCGACAGGATGATCCGCGGCGAGAACAGCCGGCCCATCGGCCTCAAGAAGACGCTCGTCTTCTACTCCGGCAAGGCCCCCAAGGGCGTCCGCAGCAGCTGGATCATGAACGAGtaccgcctcccgccgcccaccaccGACGCGGATCTCTTCTACAAG TCCGAGATCTCGCTCTGCCGCGTGTACAAGCGCTCCGGCATCGACGACGGCCACGGGCGGCCCTCCTCCAGCAACGTCCAAGCGTCCTCGGCGAGGCCGGGCACCTCACGCACCATTATTCCGCCGGCTGGCCAGCAGGTGTCATCACCGTCGTCCACGCCAATGTCACCGACGCAGCAGCCCAGCTTCCACGGCATACTCGGCCAGGGCGAGTGCTCGCCGGCGCCGCTGCCAGCCATCATGGACCAGGCCACCGCGCAGCTGCatcagcctccgcctcctcctcctccgaggcCGAGCGCCTTTGCGTCGGCAATGAGCTCAACGATGCCCGTTGCGCCGGCCGCGAGGGGCTGCACGTACTCGCTCATGGCCCTGGCAGACGCACCCATGATGGGCAGCAGTTCCACGCCGGGGGACGAGCTGAGCCGGCTGGTGGGCCATAGCCAGGCCTACCCTAACCACCCGGCCGTCGGCAGGCACTTCCTcccctcgccgtcgtcgtcgcaaATTCCGCCCCTCGGAGAGATGCCGGTGCCGCCGGCTGACAAGCTTTGGGATTGGATCCACCCTGACACCACAGGAAGCAAGGACTACGGCAGTTCTAGTTTTAAATGA